The proteins below are encoded in one region of Apium graveolens cultivar Ventura chromosome 4, ASM990537v1, whole genome shotgun sequence:
- the LOC141719097 gene encoding uncharacterized protein LOC141719097, with protein sequence MKQKPDSFTSAPTPIDAENWIVHLEKIFDTLGYDEIQKVMLAVYKLEGDAQRWWRGVKATRGVQYVEALEWQGFKEVFYEQYFSNADREAYLREFHSIAQHHDDSITDYMARFIRLTGFEYTEDPGDLALF encoded by the exons ATGAAGCAAAAACCAGACTCTTTTACTTCAGCACCGACTCCTATTGAtgctgaaaattggattgttcatCTCGAGAAGATTTTTGATACACTGGGTTAtgatgagattcagaaggtcATGTTAGCAGTGTATAAGTTGGAGGGGGATGCTCAGAGGTGGTGGAGAGGAGTGAAAGCTACTAGAGGGGTGCAGTATGTAGAGGCTTTGGAATGGCAGGGATTCAAGGAAGTATTCTATGAGCAGTACTTCTCTAATGCTGATAGGGAGGCTTATTTGAGGGAGTTTCATTCTATTGCGCAGCACCATGATGATAGCATTACTGATTATATGGCGAGGTTTATAAGGTTGACTGGATTT gaaTATACTGAGGATCCAGGtgatttagcattgttttga
- the LOC141719098 gene encoding uncharacterized protein LOC141719098, with protein MSPCPFVMWGIDLIGEFPKAKGDVKYAVVAVGYFTKWDEFDSKELRQLCEELKIKKEFAALYHPRSNGQTKAINKIIKHTLKAKLEECKGNWPEELPKVLWSYNTTSRSTTGESPVMLTYGYEAIVYVEVGSGSFRRDHSVEGASEVNQRLYLDLLEEARENSQLKLAAYQQRAARYYNKKVKGQLLKVGDLVLRKVMPNTKKPQHGVFGANWEGLYRIKAIFRKGTYHLEDLEGKLVPRAWNVKHL; from the exons ATGAGTCCATGTCCATTTGtcatgtggggaattgatcttatTGGAGAATTTCCAAAAGCTAAGGGAGACGTCAAGTATGCAGTGGTTGCAGTTGGTTATTTCACTAAATGGGACGAG tttgatagcaaggagttgcGACAACTATGTGAGGAATTGAAGATTAAGAAAGAATTTGCAGCACTATATCATCCGCGGAGTAATGGACAAACTAAAGCTATCAATAAAATCATAAAGCATACTCTCAAGGCCAAGCTTGAGGAATGCAAAGGAAACTGGCCTGAAGAACTCCCAAAAGTACTATGGTCTTACAACACGACTTCAAGGTCCACTACGGGAGAATCTCCTGTTATGCTCACTTACGGATATGAGGCTATAGTTTATGTTGAAGTTGGTTCAGGATCTTTCCGTAGGGATCATTCCGTGGAGGGGGCCTCTGAGGTCAATCAGAGGCTTTACTTGGATCTTTTGGAGGAAGCAAGGGAAAACTCTCAGTTAAAACTTGCGGCATATCAACAACGCGCAGCGAGGTACTATAACAAGAAAGTGAAGGGACAACTGCTGAAAGTGGGAGATCTAGTGCTTAGGAAGGTGATGCCAAATACAAAGAAACCccaacatggagtgtttggagctaattgggaaggactGTACAGAATCAAAGCAATATTCCGGAAGGGGACCTATCATCTTGAAGACTTGGAAGGAAAGCTTGTTCCGCGAGCGTGGAATGTGAAACATCTTtga